In the genome of Myxococcus stipitatus, one region contains:
- the tagF gene encoding type VI secretion system-associated protein TagF, giving the protein MLGVMGRNQVALLGKAPCQGDFIRWNAADPVSQAFHRWLEESHEAVRRANTQLSSLPTGFVFTVPGGRQVLVGTLATSTDKVGRVFPLAVYVVIDAAGAAEHFASLPDSFRPFLAAGSQLLADAATLSVSDLEARVSGLAAVSSGDSMGAEAQKRRVLGSPVAPLVQQFQADGAPAGAQYYAFNTFVKACQAEQGKEPSKPGVTLECPFPEALGPYGWLELARRQLRWRTLPPAMFWHLGPAPRLFLSIGTPGPAVLMHLAKPGHSSMKVWPLHTKQASAIESARNALSPPRRQALEDPSTTVEAFLSAFGT; this is encoded by the coding sequence ATGCTCGGGGTAATGGGGCGCAACCAGGTTGCGCTACTGGGCAAGGCGCCGTGTCAGGGAGACTTCATCCGCTGGAACGCGGCGGACCCCGTGTCGCAGGCCTTCCATCGTTGGCTGGAGGAGTCGCACGAGGCGGTGCGCCGCGCGAACACCCAGCTGTCTTCGTTGCCCACGGGCTTCGTGTTCACGGTGCCCGGAGGCCGTCAGGTGCTCGTGGGGACCCTGGCGACGAGCACCGACAAGGTGGGGCGCGTCTTCCCGCTCGCCGTCTACGTGGTGATCGACGCGGCGGGCGCGGCGGAGCACTTCGCCTCGTTGCCGGACAGCTTCAGGCCCTTCCTCGCGGCGGGGAGCCAGCTGCTGGCGGACGCGGCGACGCTCTCCGTGAGCGACCTGGAGGCGCGGGTGTCGGGGCTCGCGGCCGTCTCCTCGGGTGACTCGATGGGCGCGGAGGCGCAGAAGCGCCGGGTCCTGGGCAGCCCTGTCGCGCCGCTGGTCCAGCAGTTCCAGGCCGACGGTGCGCCCGCCGGCGCGCAGTACTACGCGTTCAACACCTTCGTGAAGGCCTGCCAGGCCGAGCAGGGCAAGGAGCCCTCGAAGCCGGGCGTGACGCTGGAGTGTCCCTTCCCGGAGGCGCTCGGGCCCTACGGCTGGTTGGAGCTGGCCCGGCGACAGCTCCGGTGGCGCACCTTGCCTCCGGCGATGTTCTGGCACCTGGGGCCCGCGCCCCGGCTCTTCCTGTCCATCGGGACGCCGGGCCCCGCGGTGCTCATGCACCTGGCGAAGCCGGGTCACTCGAGCATGAAGGTCTGGCCGCTCCACACGAAGCAGGCCTCCGCCATCGAGAGCGCACGCAACGCGCTCTCACCACCGCGGAGACAGGCCCTCGAGGATCCGAGCACCACGGTCGAGGCTTTCCTGAGCGCCTTCGGAACGTGA
- the fabD gene encoding ACP S-malonyltransferase produces the protein MDDTSRRSGAGDRWAWLFPGQGSQKVGMGRRMLERSVAARRVFEEASEAIGVDLARLCLEGPLETLTATENAQPAIVTASAACLAELRDLGLEPPIVVGHSVGEFSALVAAGCLPLADAVRAVRKRGQLMASVTTPGGMVAVMGLEAARVEALCQEAARDAVAVVAIHNSPQQFVLSGDVRALERFKDLALAAGAKDCVMLEVSHAFHSPLMAQIHEDWRAEVARLRLRMPRCPVILSTTARPVQTLVCIRRSLVEQLTAPVLWMQCVRNLASLGVTRVLEVGDSKVVSSLARRTVPTLQTQTFLDPSILNDLVAVKG, from the coding sequence ATGGACGACACATCGCGGAGGAGTGGGGCAGGGGACCGCTGGGCGTGGCTCTTTCCCGGACAGGGCTCGCAGAAGGTCGGCATGGGGCGGCGGATGCTGGAGCGCTCCGTCGCGGCTCGACGCGTCTTCGAGGAAGCCTCGGAGGCCATCGGTGTCGACCTCGCGAGACTCTGTCTGGAAGGGCCGCTCGAGACCTTGACCGCGACCGAGAACGCGCAGCCCGCCATCGTGACGGCGAGCGCGGCGTGCCTCGCGGAGCTCCGTGACCTGGGCCTGGAGCCGCCCATCGTCGTGGGTCACAGCGTGGGAGAGTTCTCGGCGCTGGTGGCCGCGGGATGCCTGCCGTTGGCCGACGCGGTCCGCGCGGTGCGCAAGCGCGGACAGCTCATGGCGAGCGTGACGACCCCGGGTGGCATGGTGGCCGTCATGGGCTTGGAGGCGGCGCGCGTGGAGGCGCTGTGCCAGGAGGCCGCACGGGACGCCGTGGCCGTGGTGGCCATCCACAACAGCCCCCAGCAGTTCGTGCTCTCTGGAGACGTGCGAGCGCTGGAGCGGTTCAAGGACCTGGCGCTCGCCGCGGGCGCGAAGGACTGCGTGATGCTGGAGGTGAGCCACGCCTTCCACTCACCCTTGATGGCCCAGATTCACGAGGACTGGCGGGCCGAGGTCGCACGGCTCCGGCTCCGCATGCCCCGATGCCCGGTGATCCTCAGCACCACGGCGAGGCCAGTCCAGACACTGGTCTGCATCCGCCGCTCCCTGGTGGAGCAGCTCACCGCGCCCGTCCTGTGGATGCAGTGCGTGAGGAACCTCGCCAGCCTGGGTGTGACGCGAGTGCTGGAGGTCGGCGACAGCAAGGTCGTGTCCTCGCTCGCGCGCCGCACCGTGCCAACACTCCAGACGCAGACGTTTCTGGATCCTTCGATCCTCAACGACCTGGTGGCTGTCAAGGGCTAG
- the tssK gene encoding type VI secretion system baseplate subunit TssK yields MKTPQRVVWSEGMFMNPQHLQQADLYHEGLLAARLGALTPYDWGVVEQEVDEKALAAGQFQLLRFVGILPDGLPLSFERGQPEAPQTRPIEEHFSANKRSLDVYLGVAREREGISSYGATEESTTSPRFSLVNRSVPDLAAAESVVPVSFAQRNLKLLFGTEPREDYDVIKIAELVRDRTGAAALASNYIPPCLRISASPYVLDRLRQILKAMQGKQRELAEGRRHRDATALEFSAGDVTKYLQLSALNGLIPQVAHVVEVADLNPQMVYLLLCQAAGQLSTFSAEADPGDLPKFQYTNLRATFDGLFQLLQKLLDVVAIEQCITVQLESRKDGMHLGRLEDERFLKAAQFILAVRSDLPEAEVAKSLPNLSKIASFVEIRDIIKAAAPGVPVEVTFRPPAEVPVKPGVVYFSLESGDPYWKNVITEQNVAIYLPRPFEPSKTKLELLAVPRQGTNGNGSGSSAKKSAVSR; encoded by the coding sequence ATGAAGACGCCCCAGCGTGTTGTCTGGTCCGAGGGGATGTTCATGAATCCCCAGCACTTGCAGCAGGCGGACCTCTACCACGAGGGGTTGCTCGCGGCCCGGCTCGGCGCCCTGACGCCCTACGACTGGGGCGTCGTGGAGCAGGAGGTGGATGAGAAGGCGCTCGCGGCGGGCCAGTTCCAGCTGCTGCGCTTCGTGGGCATCCTGCCGGACGGACTGCCGCTGTCCTTCGAGCGCGGCCAGCCCGAGGCCCCGCAGACGCGTCCCATCGAGGAGCACTTCAGCGCGAACAAGCGCTCGCTGGATGTGTACCTGGGCGTGGCGCGGGAGCGCGAGGGCATCTCCAGCTATGGCGCGACCGAGGAGTCCACGACGTCGCCGCGCTTCTCCCTGGTGAACCGCTCCGTGCCGGACCTGGCGGCGGCGGAGTCCGTGGTGCCGGTGTCCTTCGCGCAGCGCAACCTCAAGCTGCTCTTCGGCACCGAGCCGCGCGAGGACTACGACGTCATCAAGATCGCCGAGCTGGTGCGGGACAGGACGGGCGCCGCGGCGCTCGCCAGCAACTACATCCCGCCCTGCCTGCGCATCTCCGCGTCGCCCTACGTGCTGGACCGGCTCCGGCAGATCCTCAAGGCGATGCAGGGCAAGCAGCGCGAGCTGGCGGAGGGGCGCCGTCACCGCGACGCCACCGCGCTGGAGTTCTCGGCCGGGGACGTGACGAAGTACCTCCAGCTCAGCGCGCTCAACGGCCTCATCCCGCAGGTGGCCCACGTGGTGGAGGTCGCGGACCTCAACCCCCAGATGGTCTACCTGCTGCTGTGCCAGGCCGCCGGACAACTCTCCACGTTCTCCGCGGAGGCGGACCCGGGAGACCTGCCCAAGTTCCAGTACACCAACCTGCGCGCCACCTTCGACGGGCTCTTCCAGCTGCTCCAGAAGCTGCTGGACGTCGTGGCCATCGAGCAGTGCATCACGGTGCAGCTGGAGTCGCGCAAGGACGGCATGCACCTGGGCCGGCTCGAGGACGAGCGCTTCCTCAAGGCCGCGCAGTTCATCCTCGCGGTGCGCAGCGACCTGCCGGAGGCGGAGGTCGCCAAGAGCCTGCCGAACCTCTCGAAGATCGCCAGCTTCGTGGAGATTCGCGACATCATCAAAGCCGCCGCGCCGGGCGTGCCGGTGGAGGTGACGTTCCGGCCTCCCGCCGAGGTGCCGGTGAAGCCGGGCGTCGTGTACTTCTCGCTCGAGAGCGGCGACCCGTACTGGAAGAACGTCATCACCGAGCAGAACGTGGCCATCTACCTGCCGCGTCCGTTCGAGCCATCGAAGACGAAGCTGGAGCTGCTCGCGGTTCCCAGACAGGGCACCAACGGGAACGGTAGCGGGAGTTCGGCGAAGAAGAGCGCGGTCAGTCGTTAG
- the tssA gene encoding type VI secretion system protein TssA yields MAVTLEQLKEQAKQWIEPVSADAPAGKAAKADPAYLEVLAEMAKLESVTGGTIDWNQVQSASGKVLQSTSKDLRIATYLAHCLYQTQGIDGLATGLVVVSEILDRYWPTLFPELARMRGRTNVVTWLVERTAAHLPSLQVTASDRPRVEALEVAARRLSEVSKQKFEANGPAMRPLMESVQRLVASLPAEAPPPPPAPVATAAPKPAPPPVAAPPPVAAPPPPPVAAAAPAPIPAQAMPAVGSLASADAAVDFLRQTGTALVSAAGVVRTASPADPLSYRLLRIGLYLHLAQPPPADASGKTSIPVPPENLRSNLQRMEANARWAPLLEESEGTLTQHRFFLDLHYLSAKALGELGHTAARQALVTELASWLKRMPTVPGLLFGDGTPVASPETRAWLESVVAPPVSPSAPPSFSAAETEKGDAAAEVLAEARKLLSGGNAAGAVNLLQEQVGAAGTGRKRFQARLTLAKLCAAAGQSHVARALYEVLDRESLERGLDTWEPKLSAECLEGWLALSRPPPKSPEALVSDFTARYHRLCLLDPSAALKVAP; encoded by the coding sequence ATGGCGGTCACACTGGAGCAACTGAAGGAACAGGCGAAGCAGTGGATTGAGCCGGTGTCGGCGGACGCACCCGCGGGCAAGGCGGCCAAGGCCGACCCCGCCTATCTGGAAGTGCTGGCCGAGATGGCCAAGCTCGAGTCCGTCACCGGTGGGACCATCGACTGGAACCAGGTCCAGAGCGCCAGCGGCAAGGTGCTCCAGTCCACGTCGAAGGACCTGCGCATCGCCACCTATCTGGCGCACTGCCTCTACCAGACGCAGGGCATCGACGGGCTCGCCACGGGGCTCGTGGTCGTCTCCGAAATCCTGGACCGCTACTGGCCCACGCTCTTCCCCGAGCTGGCGCGCATGCGGGGGCGCACCAACGTGGTGACGTGGCTGGTGGAGCGCACCGCGGCCCATCTCCCGTCGCTGCAAGTGACGGCGAGCGACCGCCCGCGCGTGGAGGCGCTCGAGGTCGCCGCCAGGCGCCTGTCGGAGGTGTCGAAGCAGAAGTTCGAGGCCAACGGGCCGGCGATGCGGCCGTTGATGGAGAGCGTCCAGCGGCTGGTGGCGTCGCTTCCGGCGGAGGCGCCCCCTCCACCGCCCGCGCCCGTGGCCACCGCGGCGCCCAAGCCCGCACCGCCGCCTGTCGCCGCGCCACCGCCTGTCGCCGCGCCACCGCCTCCACCCGTGGCCGCCGCCGCGCCCGCGCCCATTCCCGCGCAGGCCATGCCCGCGGTGGGCTCCCTGGCGAGCGCGGATGCGGCGGTCGACTTCCTCCGGCAGACGGGCACCGCGCTGGTCAGCGCCGCCGGAGTGGTGCGCACCGCGTCGCCCGCGGATCCGCTGTCCTACCGGCTGCTGCGCATCGGGCTCTATCTCCACCTGGCCCAACCTCCGCCGGCGGATGCCAGTGGCAAGACGAGCATCCCCGTGCCGCCGGAGAACCTGCGCTCGAACCTGCAGCGCATGGAGGCCAACGCCCGCTGGGCGCCGCTGCTGGAGGAGTCCGAGGGGACCCTCACCCAGCATCGCTTCTTCCTGGACCTGCACTACCTGAGCGCGAAGGCGCTGGGGGAGCTGGGGCACACCGCGGCACGTCAGGCATTGGTGACGGAGCTGGCCTCCTGGCTGAAGCGGATGCCCACGGTGCCAGGACTTCTCTTCGGCGACGGCACCCCCGTCGCCTCGCCCGAGACGCGCGCATGGCTGGAGTCCGTCGTCGCGCCGCCCGTGTCACCTTCCGCGCCACCGTCATTCTCGGCAGCCGAGACAGAAAAGGGAGACGCCGCGGCGGAGGTGCTCGCCGAGGCACGCAAGCTGTTGTCAGGCGGCAATGCTGCGGGCGCGGTGAACCTTCTCCAAGAGCAGGTGGGTGCTGCGGGCACGGGTCGAAAGCGATTCCAGGCCCGACTCACCCTCGCGAAGCTTTGTGCCGCGGCGGGCCAGTCCCACGTGGCACGTGCCCTCTACGAAGTCCTCGACCGCGAGTCGTTGGAGCGCGGGCTGGATACGTGGGAACCGAAGTTGTCGGCGGAGTGTCTGGAAGGATGGCTTGCCCTCTCACGTCCTCCGCCAAAGTCACCTGAGGCGCTGGTGTCTGACTTCACCGCCCGTTATCATCGGCTCTGTCTGCTTGATCCGAGTGCCGCGCTGAAGGTGGCGCCCTAA
- the tssB gene encoding type VI secretion system contractile sheath small subunit encodes MSKEGSVAPKERVNIVYKSDTGNAQSEVELPLKVLVVGDFTGRQDERPVEERAPINIDKGNFNDVMAKQGLSMDVSVPNKLSDDPDASMSVALKFQNLADFSPEGIVNQVPELRQLLELRAALNALKGPLGNVPAFRKKIQTLLGDSEGRQKLMAELGLDKKVD; translated from the coding sequence GTGAGCAAGGAAGGTTCTGTGGCGCCGAAGGAGCGCGTCAACATCGTCTATAAGTCGGACACTGGGAACGCGCAGTCGGAAGTCGAGCTGCCCCTCAAGGTTCTGGTGGTGGGAGACTTCACGGGCCGCCAGGACGAGCGTCCCGTCGAGGAGCGGGCGCCCATCAACATCGACAAGGGCAACTTCAATGACGTGATGGCCAAGCAGGGGCTGTCGATGGACGTCAGCGTGCCGAACAAGCTCTCCGACGACCCGGACGCGAGCATGTCCGTCGCGTTGAAGTTCCAGAACCTGGCGGACTTCAGCCCGGAGGGCATTGTCAATCAGGTGCCGGAGCTGCGTCAGCTCCTGGAGCTGCGCGCGGCGCTCAACGCCCTCAAGGGCCCCCTGGGCAACGTGCCGGCCTTCCGCAAGAAGATCCAGACGCTGCTCGGCGACTCCGAGGGACGCCAGAAGCTCATGGCGGAATTGGGGCTGGACAAGAAAGTCGACTAG
- a CDS encoding DotU family type IV/VI secretion system protein, whose amino-acid sequence MDRINSITQESFGALLQLRQFGDNALPAAELVHRQLRTFFDRMLKRANELGFGQQDAQEIAYPIVALADELALARADSFREYWLANLLQFHYFRENRAGDGFFTRLEEVRKDLQRTEILRVYYLCLLFGFRGRFRVRGGELELMQLTEALQRELSKTYKFDTELLSPRGERPPDNAVSAKRTLPLLAISGAAVVFALLVYTGLRIGLSSSVSSLIEEVSTSSTQQQP is encoded by the coding sequence ATGGACAGAATCAATTCCATCACGCAGGAGAGCTTCGGGGCGCTGCTCCAGCTCCGGCAGTTCGGGGACAATGCGCTGCCCGCGGCGGAGCTCGTGCACCGCCAGCTGCGCACGTTCTTCGACCGCATGCTCAAGCGCGCCAACGAGCTGGGCTTCGGCCAGCAGGACGCGCAGGAGATTGCCTATCCCATCGTCGCGCTCGCGGATGAGCTGGCCCTGGCTCGCGCGGACTCGTTTCGGGAGTACTGGCTCGCCAACCTCCTCCAGTTCCACTACTTCCGGGAGAACCGCGCGGGCGACGGCTTCTTCACGCGCCTGGAAGAGGTTCGCAAGGACCTGCAGCGCACGGAGATCCTCCGCGTCTACTACCTCTGCCTCCTCTTCGGCTTCCGAGGCCGCTTCCGGGTGCGCGGCGGAGAGCTGGAGCTGATGCAGCTCACGGAGGCGCTCCAGCGCGAGCTGTCCAAGACGTACAAGTTCGACACGGAGCTGCTCTCGCCCCGGGGCGAGCGGCCCCCCGACAACGCGGTGAGCGCCAAGCGGACGCTGCCGCTGCTGGCCATCTCCGGCGCGGCGGTGGTCTTCGCGCTGCTGGTCTACACGGGCCTGCGCATCGGCCTGTCCAGCAGCGTCTCCTCCCTCATCGAGGAGGTCTCGACCTCCTCCACGCAGCAGCAGCCTTAG
- the tssM gene encoding type VI secretion system membrane subunit TssM yields MLALTVLIAVFIVLVWTAVLLLSLPLWGAIVPTVLLVFIIVAAYLFQRHQASKAARDIERELGVQADAQLQNVRPDQQEEIQAMQAEFSKALQSLKSSKLARARQGKDALSVLPWYMIIGPPGSGKSTALRNSGIQFPYLSSRGGGVKGVGGTRNCEWWLTNEGVILDTAGRYTTEDDDREEWLSFLDMLKRNRPRKPVNGLVVAVSVGDLIGIDEEQSVQLAQTIRERVDEVMERLKMIVPVYVMFTKCDLLAGFVDIFGDLPKTERGQIWGFTVRPEDARDAIGETFAARFDELAEVVEQRSIVRIGAERHPETRERIFRFPQQFEGLRSNLIEFVQALFAENVYADTPVMRGVYFTSGTQEGSPIDRVMNAMADAFGIRRTSASDGGRPAVESRSYFLRDMFAEVVFPDQNLAMMSSAEVLRQKRIQLAYAGGCLALALLILLFPTLSFVKNRRFIQTTLVMAQSLKLQEAGATGAGPMVDAMLPMRQQIDKLLEWEQEGPPAGMRFGLYRGDDLIAPLGAFYGATVRRVLIDPVLTSDLKEMKTWVEAQRQGEETPTGREYARYFDRLKLHLLLSGPRTAREPELSDGVRSWLVKSLTERWGRKPGFTDSAHRTTQMSNHVDSFVKLLAQDSTNLAFTRNDKVVRDVRVVLDRLPFATLALEQLIADVGREGYDITISSVLGSTTQHIKGDGRVRGAFTRKGWETVVSAKLEHPLQGADIWVLDKDTNATNELELERQERILRSAYYEQYILEWKAFLSSLKVQPPGNTTEALALLEDLTRGEPPPLARLFRAVDYNVSLGAEELDTSAVEEGVLKKIKGKLGANAAAVEKGVRFASDKVAGGEESEVEYFTEQSVKPSFKGLTDFGAPLKRAKGPDAPPPESIPLDLYQEQLQFLRDAQRAAMESQDESAAMMARVQTARVSIQSLIKAQEIGWRPRIEALLWPPIEAISELTLKEAGGKASDQWCSEVATAFQQKLAGHYPFNRNGQDAAVADVGDFFRPESGTLWGFYGGVLKSHVEQSGSRFKFVTRAGRAGGNLYYGSVLTFLSRSREISESLFAPRDADPGVKFSFHIRPSPKLASIRFTVDGQTVDYNNGPEEWHNFEWPGKGGKSVGASIKVRNNRGQPETVEQEGEWGLFRLLEEGTARVEGGARVFSVTWALPSSDTEVVIDFKPSRSASPFFGVSAGRNAKLMQPFRMPGVQPPRVIAKGGSGCSG; encoded by the coding sequence ATGCTGGCTCTCACCGTGCTCATCGCGGTCTTCATCGTCCTGGTGTGGACCGCTGTCCTGCTGCTCAGCCTGCCGCTGTGGGGCGCCATCGTCCCCACCGTGCTGCTGGTGTTCATCATCGTCGCCGCCTACCTGTTCCAGCGCCACCAGGCGTCCAAGGCGGCGCGCGACATCGAGCGGGAGCTCGGCGTGCAGGCGGACGCCCAGCTCCAGAACGTCCGGCCGGATCAGCAGGAAGAGATCCAGGCCATGCAGGCCGAGTTCTCCAAGGCGCTCCAGTCGCTCAAGTCCTCCAAGCTGGCGCGCGCGCGGCAGGGCAAGGACGCGCTGTCGGTGCTGCCCTGGTACATGATCATCGGGCCGCCGGGCTCCGGGAAGAGCACGGCGCTGCGCAACTCGGGCATCCAGTTCCCATATCTCTCCTCGCGCGGCGGCGGCGTGAAGGGTGTCGGCGGTACGCGCAACTGCGAGTGGTGGCTGACCAACGAGGGCGTCATCCTCGACACGGCGGGGCGCTACACCACCGAGGACGATGACCGCGAGGAGTGGCTGAGCTTCCTCGACATGCTCAAGCGCAACCGTCCGCGCAAGCCCGTCAACGGGCTGGTGGTGGCGGTGAGCGTGGGCGACCTCATCGGCATCGACGAGGAGCAGTCGGTGCAGCTCGCGCAGACCATCCGCGAGCGCGTGGACGAGGTGATGGAGCGATTGAAGATGATCGTTCCGGTCTACGTGATGTTCACCAAGTGCGACCTGCTCGCGGGCTTCGTGGACATCTTTGGCGACCTGCCGAAGACCGAGCGCGGGCAGATCTGGGGCTTCACGGTGCGGCCCGAGGATGCCCGGGACGCCATCGGCGAGACGTTCGCCGCGCGCTTCGACGAGCTGGCCGAGGTGGTGGAGCAGCGCTCCATCGTGCGCATCGGCGCGGAGCGCCACCCGGAGACGCGCGAGCGCATCTTCCGCTTCCCCCAGCAGTTCGAGGGGCTGCGCTCGAACCTCATCGAGTTCGTGCAGGCGCTCTTCGCGGAGAACGTCTACGCGGACACGCCGGTGATGCGCGGTGTGTACTTCACGAGCGGCACGCAGGAAGGCAGCCCCATCGACCGCGTGATGAACGCGATGGCGGACGCCTTCGGCATCCGGCGCACGTCGGCGTCCGACGGAGGCCGTCCGGCGGTGGAGTCGCGCAGCTACTTCCTGCGGGACATGTTCGCGGAGGTGGTCTTCCCCGACCAGAACCTCGCGATGATGAGCTCGGCGGAGGTGCTGCGGCAGAAGCGCATCCAGCTCGCCTACGCGGGAGGCTGCCTCGCGCTCGCGCTGCTCATCCTGCTGTTCCCCACGCTCTCCTTCGTCAAGAACCGCCGCTTCATCCAGACGACGCTGGTGATGGCGCAGTCGCTAAAGCTGCAGGAGGCGGGAGCGACGGGCGCGGGGCCCATGGTGGACGCGATGCTCCCCATGCGGCAGCAGATCGACAAGCTGCTGGAGTGGGAGCAGGAGGGGCCGCCCGCGGGAATGCGCTTCGGCCTGTATCGCGGGGATGACCTCATCGCGCCGCTGGGCGCGTTCTATGGCGCCACCGTGCGGCGCGTGCTCATCGACCCGGTGTTGACCTCGGACCTGAAGGAGATGAAGACGTGGGTCGAGGCGCAGCGGCAGGGGGAGGAGACGCCGACGGGCCGCGAGTACGCGCGCTACTTCGACCGGCTGAAGCTGCACCTGCTGCTCTCGGGGCCGCGCACGGCCCGCGAGCCGGAGCTGAGTGATGGTGTGCGCTCGTGGCTGGTGAAGAGCCTCACGGAGCGATGGGGCCGCAAGCCCGGGTTCACCGACAGCGCCCACCGCACGACGCAGATGTCCAACCACGTCGACTCGTTCGTGAAGCTGCTGGCTCAGGACTCCACGAACCTGGCCTTCACGCGCAACGACAAGGTGGTCCGCGACGTCCGCGTGGTGCTGGACCGGTTGCCCTTCGCGACGCTGGCGCTGGAGCAGCTCATCGCCGACGTGGGGCGCGAGGGCTACGACATCACCATCTCCTCCGTGCTGGGCAGCACCACTCAGCACATCAAGGGCGATGGGCGGGTGAGGGGCGCCTTCACCCGCAAGGGGTGGGAGACCGTGGTGTCCGCGAAGCTGGAGCACCCGCTCCAAGGCGCCGACATCTGGGTGTTGGACAAGGACACCAACGCCACCAATGAGCTGGAGCTGGAGCGGCAGGAGCGCATCCTGCGGTCGGCGTACTACGAGCAGTACATCCTGGAGTGGAAGGCGTTCCTCTCCAGCCTCAAGGTCCAGCCGCCCGGCAACACCACGGAAGCGCTGGCCCTGCTGGAGGACCTGACCCGGGGTGAGCCGCCGCCCCTGGCGCGGCTCTTCCGCGCGGTCGACTACAACGTCAGCCTGGGCGCCGAGGAGCTCGATACGTCCGCCGTCGAGGAGGGGGTTCTCAAGAAGATCAAGGGGAAGCTGGGCGCCAACGCGGCGGCCGTCGAGAAGGGGGTCCGCTTCGCCAGCGACAAGGTCGCGGGAGGCGAGGAGTCGGAGGTGGAGTACTTTACGGAGCAGAGCGTGAAGCCGAGCTTCAAGGGCCTGACCGACTTTGGCGCCCCCCTGAAGCGGGCGAAGGGGCCAGACGCGCCGCCGCCCGAGTCCATCCCGCTGGACCTCTACCAGGAGCAGCTCCAGTTCCTTCGCGATGCCCAGCGCGCCGCGATGGAGAGCCAGGATGAATCGGCCGCGATGATGGCTCGCGTCCAGACGGCGCGCGTCAGCATCCAGTCGCTCATCAAGGCGCAGGAGATCGGCTGGCGACCTCGCATCGAGGCGCTCTTGTGGCCGCCCATCGAGGCCATCTCCGAGCTGACCCTGAAGGAAGCCGGAGGCAAGGCGAGCGACCAGTGGTGCAGTGAGGTGGCCACCGCGTTCCAGCAGAAGCTCGCGGGGCATTACCCCTTCAACCGCAATGGCCAGGACGCGGCGGTCGCCGACGTGGGCGACTTCTTCCGTCCGGAGTCGGGAACGCTCTGGGGCTTCTACGGCGGCGTGCTGAAGAGCCACGTCGAGCAGTCGGGGAGTCGCTTCAAGTTCGTCACCCGAGCGGGCCGCGCGGGCGGCAACCTGTACTACGGCTCCGTGCTGACGTTCCTCTCGCGCTCGCGGGAGATCTCCGAGTCCCTCTTCGCTCCCCGGGACGCCGACCCCGGCGTGAAGTTCTCCTTCCACATCCGGCCTTCGCCGAAGCTCGCCTCCATCCGCTTCACCGTGGACGGGCAGACGGTCGACTACAACAACGGCCCGGAGGAGTGGCACAACTTCGAGTGGCCCGGGAAGGGCGGCAAGTCGGTGGGCGCGTCCATCAAGGTGCGCAACAACCGCGGCCAGCCCGAGACCGTCGAACAGGAAGGCGAGTGGGGTCTGTTCCGCCTGCTCGAAGAGGGCACGGCCCGGGTGGAGGGTGGCGCGCGGGTGTTCTCGGTGACGTGGGCGCTTCCGTCCTCGGACACGGAAGTGGTCATCGACTTCAAGCCGTCGCGCAGTGCCTCGCCGTTCTTCGGTGTCTCCGCGGGCCGCAACGCCAAGCTCATGCAGCCGTTCCGCATGCCGGGCGTTCAGCCTCCACGCGTCATCGCCAAGGGAGGCTCGGGATGCTCGGGGTAA
- the tssJ gene encoding type VI secretion system lipoprotein TssJ: MPVCGGGFGPRARSCVWSCLGTVLLSSLLVGACAHTPPAPTTCEQPPPFVLHLDASKRLNADDVGRSLPTNVQVFQLKGSRRMEAADFQDLWQRPKEVLEDDLLAMDEFTLEPGQQLTREVSRTSGASYLAVVGVFRRPAGQVWRAVERLPQVKPEDCDPAKQTAARDASMRFLIEDYRVEARSSEVRR, from the coding sequence ATGCCGGTTTGTGGGGGGGGCTTCGGCCCACGGGCGCGGAGTTGCGTCTGGTCTTGTCTGGGTACGGTCCTGCTCTCGAGTCTGCTCGTTGGGGCGTGCGCGCACACCCCTCCCGCGCCGACGACTTGCGAGCAGCCTCCTCCTTTTGTCCTGCATCTCGATGCGAGCAAACGCCTCAACGCGGATGACGTGGGCCGCTCGCTTCCGACGAACGTCCAGGTCTTCCAGCTCAAAGGCTCTCGCCGCATGGAGGCCGCCGACTTCCAGGACCTCTGGCAGCGCCCCAAGGAAGTGCTCGAGGACGACTTGCTGGCCATGGATGAGTTCACCCTCGAGCCAGGCCAGCAATTGACGCGTGAAGTCAGTCGGACTTCAGGTGCGAGCTACCTGGCCGTGGTGGGGGTGTTCAGACGCCCCGCCGGACAGGTGTGGCGGGCCGTGGAGCGTCTGCCCCAGGTGAAGCCAGAGGACTGCGATCCGGCGAAGCAGACCGCGGCGCGTGACGCTTCGATGCGCTTCCTCATCGAGGACTACCGTGTCGAGGCCCGCTCGAGCGAGGTTCGCAGATGA